A genomic window from Streptomyces sp. 846.5 includes:
- a CDS encoding Uma2 family endonuclease — translation MSVTDDRLLRLYQDLEPIPGLSVELINGQIIMMATPKALHNRNVDLVRDQFSTDDYDRWSTMAVAPTGRNDRSDPDLFLTDTDVVEGNPGEIPSALVLFVLEVVSESSKRMDHHDKRELYALGAIPVYLVVDPMTGVSTVYSRPDANTGRYLGRANHPFGETVALPPPIGRTLRTDRFRRYT, via the coding sequence ATGAGCGTGACCGATGACCGGCTGCTGCGGTTGTACCAGGACCTGGAGCCGATTCCCGGACTGTCCGTCGAACTGATCAACGGCCAGATCATCATGATGGCCACGCCCAAGGCCCTGCACAACCGGAACGTGGACCTGGTCCGGGACCAGTTCTCCACCGATGACTACGACCGCTGGTCGACCATGGCGGTGGCGCCGACCGGCCGGAACGACCGCTCGGATCCCGATCTCTTCCTCACCGACACCGACGTGGTCGAGGGCAATCCCGGTGAGATCCCGTCCGCGCTGGTCCTCTTCGTGCTGGAGGTGGTCTCGGAGTCCAGCAAGCGGATGGACCACCACGACAAGCGGGAGCTCTACGCGCTGGGCGCCATCCCGGTGTACCTGGTGGTCGATCCTATGACCGGCGTGTCCACGGTCTATTCGCGCCCCGATGCGAACACCGGACGGTATCTGGGCCGCGCCAACCATCCCTTCGGTGAGACGGTCGCGCTGCCGCCGCCGATCGGCAGGACGCTGCGAACGGACCGGTTCCGCCGCTACACCTGA
- a CDS encoding response regulator transcription factor, with amino-acid sequence MAEQRHGRVLVVDDDAAIRRSLERGLRLSGFTVALAEGGRVALDVLTQAPPDVLVLDVSMPDLSGTEVCRRLRERGDETPVLMLSALDQLEDRLAGLQAGADDYLVKPFALQELVLRLHALLRRRPPRATDLLTVGGLTVDPSTREARYRGDPVELTRREFDLLEVLARNTGLVLTRDQLLERVWGYDFDVRTDVVDTFVSYLRRKLEAGGRPRLVQTVRGVGFVLKPDQPDQPDQDRQP; translated from the coding sequence ATGGCGGAACAGCGGCACGGCAGGGTTCTGGTGGTGGACGACGACGCCGCGATCCGGCGGTCGCTGGAGCGCGGGCTGCGGCTGAGCGGGTTCACGGTGGCGCTGGCCGAAGGGGGCCGTGTGGCGCTGGACGTGCTGACGCAGGCGCCGCCGGACGTGCTGGTGCTGGACGTCTCCATGCCCGACCTGTCCGGCACCGAGGTCTGCCGCAGGCTGCGCGAGCGCGGCGACGAGACGCCGGTGCTGATGCTGTCGGCGCTGGACCAACTGGAGGACCGGCTCGCCGGACTGCAGGCCGGGGCCGACGACTACCTGGTCAAGCCCTTCGCGCTGCAGGAGCTGGTGCTGCGCCTGCACGCGCTGCTGCGCCGCAGGCCGCCGCGCGCCACCGATCTGCTGACGGTCGGCGGGCTCACGGTGGATCCGTCCACCCGCGAGGCGCGCTACCGGGGCGACCCGGTGGAGCTGACCCGCCGTGAGTTCGACCTGCTGGAGGTGCTGGCCCGGAACACCGGGCTGGTGCTGACCCGGGACCAGCTGCTGGAGCGGGTCTGGGGCTATGACTTCGACGTCCGCACCGATGTGGTCGACACCTTCGTCAGCTATCTGCGCCGCAAGCTGGAGGCCGGCGGCCGGCCCCGGCTGGTGCAGACCGTCCGCGGCGTCGGTTTCGTGCTGAAGCCCGACCAGCCGGACCAGCCCGACCAGGACCGGCAGCCGTGA
- a CDS encoding ATP-binding protein, translating to MRLATRIALVTAVIVPVLVLLAGLLLLGLVGRDLRAGQDGQLRDRAAAALPYARTELRAAAAGRLRQEANQQGRLSAAALDAGVRLTAADGTVLNSAGAQPDLAVPLPAAADRPQTVVGADGTAWRALAQTIPTGAAQPGGTLWLFARASAVQHEVRTVRGRIVLVALVAAPLGGLLAYLVAERAARPLRLLRRRTGGLDPDDPATRPSLSERPTGVVEVDELAGTLQSVLSRYDEQAARTAEALATARAFAASASHELRTPLMSMRTNLDVLTEHPGLAAEDRAEILADLQSEHARLLGTLTALRALAQGDLVEQDAFGPVDLVELTESAAAEARRRDQRALITVRSSAGSLRLHGWEPGLRMAVDNLLANALVHGRSADGTARIDLTLSRTDTDAVLTVADQGPGIPADRRDSVFDRFRRGPDSPGSGLGLTLVAQQIALHRGTVSFTDPPSGSGALAEVVLPLAASTPTLPLRRDWLSSDG from the coding sequence GTGAGGCTCGCCACCAGGATCGCCCTGGTCACCGCCGTGATCGTGCCGGTGCTGGTGCTGCTGGCCGGGCTGCTGCTGCTCGGCCTGGTCGGCCGGGACCTGCGGGCCGGACAGGACGGGCAGCTGCGCGACCGGGCCGCGGCGGCGCTCCCGTACGCGCGCACCGAGCTCCGGGCCGCCGCCGCGGGACGGCTGCGGCAGGAGGCCAACCAGCAGGGCCGGCTGAGCGCGGCCGCGCTGGACGCCGGGGTGCGGCTGACCGCCGCCGACGGCACCGTGCTGAACAGCGCGGGCGCCCAGCCCGACCTCGCCGTCCCGCTCCCCGCCGCTGCCGACCGTCCGCAGACCGTCGTCGGCGCCGACGGCACCGCCTGGCGGGCGCTGGCGCAGACCATCCCCACCGGTGCCGCCCAGCCCGGCGGCACGCTGTGGCTCTTCGCCCGGGCCTCCGCCGTGCAGCACGAGGTACGGACGGTACGCGGCCGTATCGTCCTGGTCGCGCTGGTCGCCGCGCCGCTCGGCGGCCTGCTCGCCTACCTGGTCGCGGAACGCGCCGCCCGCCCGTTGCGGCTGCTGCGCCGCCGGACCGGCGGACTGGACCCGGACGACCCGGCGACCCGGCCGAGCCTCAGCGAGCGGCCCACCGGTGTGGTCGAGGTGGACGAGCTGGCCGGCACCCTGCAGTCGGTGCTCTCCCGCTACGACGAGCAGGCGGCGCGTACCGCGGAGGCGCTGGCGACGGCGCGGGCCTTCGCCGCCTCCGCCTCGCACGAGCTGCGCACCCCGCTGATGAGCATGCGCACCAATCTGGACGTCCTCACCGAGCACCCGGGGCTGGCCGCCGAGGACCGCGCCGAGATCCTGGCCGACCTGCAGTCGGAGCACGCCCGGCTGCTGGGCACGCTCACCGCGTTGCGGGCGCTGGCCCAGGGCGATCTGGTCGAGCAGGACGCCTTCGGCCCGGTGGACCTGGTGGAGCTGACGGAGTCGGCCGCGGCCGAGGCACGCCGCCGCGACCAGCGGGCCCTGATCACGGTGCGGTCCTCGGCCGGATCGCTGCGGCTGCACGGCTGGGAGCCCGGCCTGCGGATGGCGGTGGACAACCTGCTGGCCAACGCCCTGGTGCACGGAAGGTCGGCGGACGGCACGGCGCGGATCGACCTGACCCTGAGCCGTACCGACACCGACGCCGTCCTGACCGTTGCCGACCAGGGCCCGGGGATCCCGGCGGACCGCCGCGACTCGGTCTTCGACCGCTTCCGACGCGGCCCCGACAGCCCCGGCTCCGGGCTCGGTCTGACCCTGGTCGCCCAGCAGATCGCCCTGCACCGGGGCACGGTCAGCTTCACCGACCCGCCGTCAGGGAGCGGCGCGCTGGCCGAGGTGGTCCTGCCGCTGGCTGCCTCGACCCCGACCCTCCCACTGCGCCGGGACTGGCTCAGCTCCGACGGCTGA
- a CDS encoding D-alanyl-D-alanine carboxypeptidase, whose translation MHNDLRTAAVVCIAALTAGLVSAVPAAAAPTPSASGTVTPRPPARMSTVGGERLGLSGVQVQLAAGAPALPVKVTALSWIVSDSGTGQVLAAKNAHWALPPASTLKTLFADTVLPKIPTTATHKVTDADLAGMGEGSSLVGVLPGQTYKVSDLWLGVFLRSGNDAVHVLAAMNGGVAATVAQMQAQAVKLGAGDTHVVSPDGYDMPGQVSSAYDLSLFARDGMKNADFARYAGTGKAEFPGGPNTKGKPFEIDNTDRMLLGLDGVPRYPGLIGVKNGYTTNAGNTLVVAARRGGRTIMATLMNPQDHQFNTVYTEARELLDWGFAADGKVTPVGSLDAATTATHAAGSGTGSAGDAVKAPTRAAQASVGASGGSSGVSALGWAGASGAGLVAVAVATGTALLMRRRRRIARRNRPLPTVNGLD comes from the coding sequence GTGCACAACGATCTCCGTACCGCAGCCGTGGTGTGCATCGCCGCACTCACCGCTGGACTGGTTTCCGCCGTTCCCGCTGCGGCGGCGCCCACGCCCTCTGCGAGTGGCACGGTGACGCCGAGGCCGCCCGCCCGGATGTCCACGGTGGGCGGTGAACGGCTGGGGCTGTCCGGTGTGCAGGTGCAACTGGCGGCGGGGGCGCCGGCGCTGCCCGTGAAGGTGACCGCGCTGTCCTGGATCGTCTCCGACTCCGGGACCGGCCAGGTGCTGGCGGCGAAGAACGCGCACTGGGCGCTGCCTCCGGCGAGCACTCTGAAGACGCTGTTCGCCGACACCGTGCTGCCGAAGATCCCGACCACGGCCACCCACAAGGTGACCGACGCGGACCTGGCCGGGATGGGTGAGGGCAGCAGCCTGGTCGGCGTGCTGCCCGGTCAGACGTACAAGGTGTCCGACCTGTGGCTCGGCGTCTTCCTGCGCTCCGGCAACGACGCCGTGCACGTCCTCGCCGCGATGAACGGCGGGGTGGCGGCGACGGTGGCCCAGATGCAGGCCCAGGCCGTGAAGCTGGGCGCGGGCGACACCCATGTGGTCTCCCCGGACGGGTACGACATGCCGGGGCAGGTGTCCTCGGCGTACGACCTCAGCCTGTTCGCCCGGGACGGGATGAAGAACGCCGACTTCGCCCGCTACGCCGGGACCGGCAAGGCCGAGTTCCCCGGCGGGCCGAACACCAAGGGCAAGCCGTTCGAGATCGACAACACCGACCGGATGCTGCTGGGCCTCGACGGCGTCCCGCGTTACCCCGGTCTGATCGGCGTCAAGAACGGCTACACCACCAACGCCGGCAACACCCTGGTCGTGGCGGCCAGGCGGGGCGGCCGGACCATCATGGCGACGCTGATGAACCCTCAGGACCACCAGTTCAACACGGTCTACACCGAGGCCAGGGAGCTGCTCGACTGGGGCTTCGCCGCGGACGGCAAGGTCACCCCGGTCGGCAGCCTGGACGCGGCCACCACCGCGACGCACGCGGCGGGCTCCGGTACCGGCTCGGCAGGCGACGCCGTGAAGGCCCCGACCAGGGCCGCGCAGGCCTCGGTCGGCGCCTCCGGCGGCAGCTCCGGCGTCAGCGCACTGGGCTGGGCCGGGGCTTCCGGCGCCGGCCTGGTCGCAGTGGCCGTGGCGACCGGCACTGCGCTGCTGATGCGCCGTCGGCGGCGCATCGCCCGGCGAAACAGGCCGCTGCCGACGGTCAACGGGCTGGACTGA
- a CDS encoding succinate dehydrogenase iron-sulfur subunit produces the protein MSTPTIEDAAPQGGNAHSAGLDAAESGKVELITITVRIRRFNPEEHPDAVWVDYQLTVDPKIRVLDAINTIKWEQDGTLTYRRSCAHGVCGSDAMRINGKNRLACKTLIKDVSPEKPITIEPIKGLTVLKDLVVDMDPFFQAYRDVMPFLITTGNEPTRERIQSEEDVQRFEDTTKCILCAACTTSCPVFWNDGQYFGPAAIVNAHRFIFDSRDEGAEQRLEILNDRDGVWRCRTTFNCTDACPRGIEVTKAIQEVKRALVTRRF, from the coding sequence ATGAGCACCCCCACGATCGAAGACGCCGCGCCCCAGGGCGGCAACGCGCACTCGGCCGGCCTGGACGCCGCCGAGTCCGGCAAGGTCGAGCTGATCACCATCACGGTCCGGATCCGCCGGTTCAACCCGGAGGAGCACCCGGACGCGGTGTGGGTGGACTACCAGCTCACCGTCGACCCGAAGATCCGCGTCCTGGACGCGATCAACACCATCAAGTGGGAGCAGGACGGCACGCTGACGTACCGTCGCTCCTGCGCGCACGGCGTCTGCGGGTCGGACGCCATGCGGATCAACGGCAAGAACCGGCTCGCCTGCAAGACGCTGATCAAGGACGTCTCGCCGGAGAAGCCGATCACGATCGAGCCCATCAAGGGCCTCACGGTCCTGAAGGACCTGGTCGTGGACATGGACCCGTTCTTCCAGGCCTACCGCGACGTGATGCCGTTCCTGATCACGACCGGCAACGAGCCGACGCGTGAGCGGATCCAGTCCGAGGAGGACGTGCAGCGCTTCGAGGACACCACCAAGTGCATCCTCTGCGCGGCGTGCACCACGTCCTGCCCGGTCTTCTGGAACGACGGGCAGTACTTCGGCCCGGCCGCGATCGTCAACGCCCACCGCTTCATCTTCGACTCGCGTGACGAGGGTGCGGAGCAGCGGCTGGAGATTCTCAACGACCGCGACGGGGTGTGGCGCTGCCGCACCACGTTCAACTGCACGGACGCGTGTCCTCGGGGGATCGAGGTCACCAAGGCGATTCAGGAAGTGAAGCGGGCGCTGGTCACTCGTCGCTTCTAG